Genomic window (Kosakonia sp. BYX6):
GCGGCCTTTCTGCCGGAGACGATGAAACGGTTTGGGTGCAAACCAGCTATTTAATTGCCGAGATCATTATTATTCCCCTTTCCGGCTGGCTGGCCAGGGTGATGTCTACGCGCTGGCTGTTTGCCGCCTCGGCTGCGGGTTTCACCGTGATGAGCCTGCTGTGCGGATGGGCGTGGAATATCCAAAGTATGATCTTATTTCGCGCATTGCAGGGGCTGGCTGGCGGATCAATGATCCCGCTGGTGTTTACGACGGCATTCGCTTTTTTCGAAGGTAAACAACGGGTGATCGCTGCCGCAACCATTGGTGGGCTGGCATCGCTGGCCCCGACCCTCGGCCCAACGGTGGGTGGCTGGATCACCGATAACTTCAGTTGGCACTGGCTATTCTTTATCAATATTGTGCCGGGAATGTATATCGCCATTGCCGTACCGCTATTGGTAAAAATCGATACCCCAAATCTTTCGCTGCTGCGCGGCGCGGATTACCTCAGTATTTTGTTACTCGCCGTGTCGCTGGGTTGCCTGGAATATACGCTAGAAGAAGGGCCGCGCTGGGGCTGGTTTGATGACGACACGCTGGTGCTTACGGGCTGGATCGCACTGCTTTGCGGTGTTGCTTTTATCGTTCGCACATTACGCCATGCGCAGCCAGTTATGGACTTGCGCGCACTACAGGATCGCACTTTCACGCTGGGTTGCTACTTCTCGTTTATGGCAGGGGTAGGCATCTTTGCTACGATCTATCTAACGCCGCTGTTTCTTGGAATGGTTCGCGGTTTTAGCGCGCTGGAAATTGGTCTGGCCGTCTTTTCCACCGGTCTCTTTCAGGTGCTCTCCATACCGCTCTACGCCTGGGTTGCCAATCGCGTCGATTTACGCTGGTTGTTGATGGCAGGTCTGGTGGCGTTCGCCTTCTCCATGTACAGCTTTATTCCGCTGACTCACGAGTGGGGGGCGCGAGAACTGCTGTTACCGCAGGCGTTTCGCGGGCTGGCACAGCAATTTGCAATTGCGCCAGCCGTCACGCTCACTCTCGGTAGTTTGCCGCCTGCACGGCTGAAACTGGCATCCGGCCTGTTTAATTTGATGCGTAATCTCGGCGGCGCAATTGGTATTGCGCTTTGTGGTACGGTCATTAATAACCGTACCAATCTGCATTACAGCCGCCTTGCTGACCATCTCAACAATGCCAATCTTTCGGTAACGGAATTCGTTCAGGGAAGTACCCGTCAATTACTGAGTCAGGGTCTTGCGCCGGAGATTGCCGATAATGCCGCACTGAAGAATCTTTCCGCTCTGGCGTTACGGGAGGCGCGCACGCAGGCATTTTCAGATGCCTTTTATCTGATCATGATCGGCTTTTTGATTGCTGCGCTGCTTGTTCCCTTAATGAAAAAGCCGCAGACACCATGATATTCAGGAGAATTTATTATGAGCGTTTCACCAAAACGCATCGTCGTAACAGGAATGGGGATCGTCAGCCCGCTGGGCTGCGGCGTATCGCATGTTTGGCAGTCGCTGTTGCAAGGCAAGTCAGGGATTTCCCGGCTTGATGACGCGATCGTCGAGAATATTCCATGCAAAGTCGCCGGACAGATTCCTTCGATTGAACAGGATCCCGAACACGGTTTTGATCCTTTGGTTGCGATTGCGGCGAAAGAACGCAAAAAAATGGACCGCTTTATCGAGCTCGCGCTGGTTGCCGCACAGGAAGCACTGACACAGGCCGACTGGTTCCCACAGGATCAAGCGGAAAAGGATCGTACCGCGACGGTGATTGCTACTGGTATCGGTGGATTTAACGAAATCGCCAATGCGGTACACACAACAGATTTACGTGGGCCCCGCCGGCTTTCTCCTTTCACCATCCCTTCGTTTCTTGCCAATCTGGCTGCCGGACATGTTTCAATAGCACATGGTTTTCGTGGCCCCATCGGCGCGCCAGTTACGGCGTGTGCCGCTGGAGCGCAGGCAATTGGCGATGCGGCGCGAATGATCCGCAGTGGTGAAGCCGATATTGCACTCTGTGGAGGGAGCGAAGCCGCGATCCACCGGGTTAGCCTTGCGGGGTTTGCTGCTGCAAGAGCGTTATCGAGCGGTTTTAATGATGATCCATCGGCAGCATCACGCCCTTTTGACCGCGATCGTGACGGGTTTGTGATGGGCGAAGGCGCTGGGTTGCTGGTTATCGAATCCCTGGAGCATGCTATTGCGCGTGGTGCCACACCGCTAGCGGAACTGGTGGGATACGGAACCAGCGCAGATGCTTATCATCTCACCGCTGGGCCAGAAGATGGCAACGGCGCTAAGAGGGCGATGGAAGTGGCCATTCGTCAGGCAGGCATTACCGCTGCGGATATTCAGCATATTAATGCGCATGCCACTTCAACGCAGGTGGGTGATAAAGGCGAATTGGCCGCAATAAAAGGATTGTTTGGAACAACAAGCCAAGTAGCCATTACGTCGACGAAATCCGCTACAGGTCATTTATTGGGTGCTGCGGGCGGGATTGAAGCTATTTTCACTATTCAAGCTTTGCGTGAGCAGAGGGTTCCACCGACGTTGAATTTGCATCATCCTGACGCGGATGCTGAAGGACTGAATCTGGTCGCGTTAACGGCTAAAGCGGTCGAGATGCGCTATGCGTTATCGAACGGGTTTGGTTTTGGCGGCGTTAATGCCAGCTTGCTGCTGAAACGCTGGGAATAACGCTGAATAAAGGGCTTAACGGTCTGTTTTGATACAAACAGCAGACGAAAAAAAACCGTATCTCGTGAGAGATACGGTTCTTAAATAAGTGGCGGAACGGACGGGACTCGAACCCGCGACCCCCTGCGTGACAGGCAGGTATTCTAACCGACTGAACTACCGCTCCACCGAATTTTTTCACAACCACCGGTTTGTTGCCCCGGTTTTCACTGCAATTTGATGCCTGGCAGTTCCCTACTCTCGCATGGGGAGACCCCACACTACCATCGGCGCTACGGCGTTTCACTTCTGAGTTCGGCATGGGGTCAGGTGGGACCACCGCGCTAGTGCCGCCAGGCAAATTCTGTTTACCGCATGCAGACTTCTCCTCCGCACCCGGCTTTATCTGTATCAGGCTGAAAATCTTCTCTCTCTCACACCAAAACATCTTCGGCGTTGTAAGGTTAAGCCTCACGGTTCATTAGTACCGGTTAGCTCAACGCATCGCTGCGCTTACACACCCGGCCTATCAACGTCGTCGTCTTCAACGTTCCTTCAGGAGACTTTAAGTCTCAGGGAGAACTCATCTCGGGGCAAGTTTCGTGCTTAGATGCTTTCAGCACTTATCTCTTCCGCATTTAGCTACCGGGCAGTGCCATTGGCATGACAACCCGAACACCAGTGATGCGTCCACTCCGGTCCTCTCGTACTAGGAGCAGCCCCCCTCAGTTCTCCAGCGCCCACGGCAGATAGGGACCGAACTGTCTCACGACGTTCTAAACCCAGCTCGCGTACCACTTTAAATGGCGAACAGCCATACCCTTGGGACCTACTTCAGCCCCAGGATGTGATGAGCCGACATCGAGGTGCCAAACACCGCCGTCGATATGAACTCTTGGGCGGTATCAGCCTGTTATCCCCGGAGTACCTTTTATCCGTTGAGCGATGGCCCTTCCATTCAGAACCACCGGATCACTATGACCTGCTTTCGCACCTGCTCGCGCCGTCACGCTCGCAGTCAAGCCAGCTTATGCCATTGCACTAACCTCCTGATGTCCGACCAGGATTAGCTGACCTTCGTGCTCCTCCGTTACGCTTTAGGAGGAGACCGCCCCAGTCAAACTACCCACCAGACACTGTCCGCAACCCGGTTCACGGGTCCACGTTAGAACATCAAACATTAAAGGGTGGTATTTCAAGGTCGGCTCCACGCAGACTGGCGTCCACGCTTCAAAGCCTCCCACCTATCCTACACATCAAGGCTCAGTGTTCAGTGTCAAGCTATAGTAAAGGTTCACGGGGTCTTTCCGTCTTGCCGCGGGTACACTGCATCTTCACAGCGAGTTCAATTTCACTGAGTCTCGGGTGGAGACAGCCTGGCCATCATTACGCCATTCGTGCAGGTCGGAACTTACCCGACAAGGAATTTCGCTACCTTAGGACCGTTATAGTTACGGCCGCCGTTTACCGGGGCTTCGATCAGGAGCTTCGCTTGCGCTGACCCCATCAATTAACCTTCCGGCACCGGGCAGGCGTCACACCGTATACGTCCACTTTCGTGTTTGCACAGTGCTGTGTTTTTAATAAACAGTTGCAGCCAGCTGGTATCTTCGACTGGTTTCAGCTCCGTGAGCAAGTCACTTCACCTACGCACCAGCGTGCCTTCTCCCGAAGTTACGGCACCATTTTGCCTAGTTCCTTCACCCGAGTTCTCTCAAGCGCCTTGGTATTCTCTACCTGACCACCTGTGTCGGTTTGGGGTACGATTTCGTGTTACCTGATGCTTAGAGGCTTTTCCTGGAAGCAGGGCATTTGTCACTTCAGCACCGTGGTGCCTCGTCATCACGCCTCAGTGTTAAAAACAACCGGATTTACCTGGTCGTTCCACCTGCACGCTTAAACCGGGACAACCGTCGCCCGGCCGACATAGCCTTCTCCGTCCCCCCTTCGCAGTAACACCAAGTACAGGAATATTAACCTGTTTCCCATCGACTACGCCTTTCGGCCTCGCCTTAGGGGTCGACTCACCCTGCCCCGATTAACGTTGGACAGGAACCCTTGGTCTTCCGGCGAGCGGGCTTTTCACCCGCTTTATCGTTACTTATGTCAGCATTCGCACTTCTGATACCTCCAGCATGCCTCACGACACACCTTCAACGGCTTACAGAACGCTCCCCTACCCAACAACGCATAAGCGTCGCTGCCGCAGCTTCGGTGCATGGTTTAGCCCCGTTACATCTTCCGCGCAGGCCGACTCGACCAGTGAGCTATTACGCTTTCTTTAAATGATGGCTGCTTCTAAGCCAACATCCTGGCTGTCTGGGCCTTCCCACATCGTTTCCCACTTAACCATGACTTTGGGACCTTAGCTGGCGGTCTGGGTTGTTTCCCTCTTCACGACGGACGTTAGCACCCGCCGTGTGTCTCCCGTGATAACATTCTCCGGTATTCGTAGTTTGCATCGGGTTGGTAAGCCGGGATGGCCCCCTAGCCGAAACAGTGCTCTACCCCCGGAGATGAATTCACGAGGCGCTACCTAAATAGCTTTCGGGGAGAACCAGCTATCTCCCGGTTTGATTGGCCTTTCACCCCCAGCCACAGGTCATCCGCTAATTTTTCAACATTAGTCGGTTCGGTCCTCCAGTTAGTGTTACCCAACCTTCAACCTGCCCATGGCTAGATCACCGGGTTTCGGGTCTATACCCTGCAACTTAACGCCCAGTTAAGACTCGGTTTCCCTTCGGCTCCCCTATACGGTTAACCTTGCTACAGAATATAAGTCGCTGACCCATTATACAAAAGGTACGCAGTCACCCCATTAATGAGGCTCCCACTGCTTGTACGTACACGGTTTCAGGTTCTCTTTCACTCCCCTCGCCGGGGTTCTTTTCGCCTTTCCCTCACGGTACTGGTTCACTATCGGTCAGTCAGGAGTATTTAGCCTTGGAGGATGGTCCCCCCATATTCAGACAGGATACCACGTGTCCCGCCCTACTCTTCGAGCTCACAGCATGTGCATCTTCGTGTACGGGGCTTTCACCCTGTATCGCGCGACTTTCCAGACGCTTCCACTGACACACAAACTGATTCAGGCTCTGGGCTGTTCCCCGTTCGCTCGCCGCTACTGGGGGAATCTCGGTTGATTTCTTTTCCTCGGGGTACTTAGATGTTTCAGTTCCCCCGGTTCGCTTCACAGCACTATGGATTCATGCTGTGATGATGCACCTGAGTGCACCGGGTTTCCCCATTCGGACATCGCCGGCTATAACGG
Coding sequences:
- a CDS encoding DHA2 family efflux MFS transporter permease subunit, which produces MSTSGAVPLSSVVSMALNQKVFAFSTMCVGMFIALIDIQIVSASLRNIGGGLSAGDDETVWVQTSYLIAEIIIIPLSGWLARVMSTRWLFAASAAGFTVMSLLCGWAWNIQSMILFRALQGLAGGSMIPLVFTTAFAFFEGKQRVIAAATIGGLASLAPTLGPTVGGWITDNFSWHWLFFINIVPGMYIAIAVPLLVKIDTPNLSLLRGADYLSILLLAVSLGCLEYTLEEGPRWGWFDDDTLVLTGWIALLCGVAFIVRTLRHAQPVMDLRALQDRTFTLGCYFSFMAGVGIFATIYLTPLFLGMVRGFSALEIGLAVFSTGLFQVLSIPLYAWVANRVDLRWLLMAGLVAFAFSMYSFIPLTHEWGARELLLPQAFRGLAQQFAIAPAVTLTLGSLPPARLKLASGLFNLMRNLGGAIGIALCGTVINNRTNLHYSRLADHLNNANLSVTEFVQGSTRQLLSQGLAPEIADNAALKNLSALALREARTQAFSDAFYLIMIGFLIAALLVPLMKKPQTP
- the fabF gene encoding beta-ketoacyl-ACP synthase II, with amino-acid sequence MSVSPKRIVVTGMGIVSPLGCGVSHVWQSLLQGKSGISRLDDAIVENIPCKVAGQIPSIEQDPEHGFDPLVAIAAKERKKMDRFIELALVAAQEALTQADWFPQDQAEKDRTATVIATGIGGFNEIANAVHTTDLRGPRRLSPFTIPSFLANLAAGHVSIAHGFRGPIGAPVTACAAGAQAIGDAARMIRSGEADIALCGGSEAAIHRVSLAGFAAARALSSGFNDDPSAASRPFDRDRDGFVMGEGAGLLVIESLEHAIARGATPLAELVGYGTSADAYHLTAGPEDGNGAKRAMEVAIRQAGITAADIQHINAHATSTQVGDKGELAAIKGLFGTTSQVAITSTKSATGHLLGAAGGIEAIFTIQALREQRVPPTLNLHHPDADAEGLNLVALTAKAVEMRYALSNGFGFGGVNASLLLKRWE